In Caretta caretta isolate rCarCar2 chromosome 11, rCarCar1.hap1, whole genome shotgun sequence, the sequence AACTTCATACAGACTGTAAAAGGTCAGGATGGCTTGCCTCTTGAGGGCTGGAGGGCGTAGGGGTAGTGAACCCTTATTACTAAAGATGCACACCTGGATTAGATCAGGTAGTTCCCAACAAAGGGCAGCAAGTGGCTGCAGTGCAGTTGGAAGTTCAGGAAACTGTAGGAAGTAAAAAAGGTTTCTGCAAGTAAGAACCTAATCCCAGGGGGATTTGGAAGCAAGAACCACAAACCTGAGGCTCCAGCTAGATTGTGCCTGGGAGTGGCAAAAGGGGGAAAGGCCCCAGGCAGGAAGGCCTGTAGGGTGAATTGGAGACTGCTGGGAGCGATCAGACTCTAGCAGAAAAACTTGGGACGTAAGGTTTCCCTATTGAGACTACAGGCAGGAAAAGTTTGGGAGTGACCTGACAAGAGGGTAAAACAGATGGACTGTGTTTTGCAACTCTTGGGTTTTATTTTGGAGCTTTATTTAGGTGAATAAACTTGGACCCCTGAGAAGGGGTGGTGGTGAATGGATCAGAAATGCCTGTGTGGAGTTTGTTTAAAAAGCCCTTTGAGGGAGAAATTGTTAGTAGGTACCGCAGAAGCACCCCCGGCCATGAGGGGTACATGGGAGGCAGCTGACCCCACTGCACAGAACATAAGACAATGAATGATtccctgctatagaattctatagggAGGTTTAAACGTTCTAGAGAAAGATtctcattctctattaaattctataggatttttcTATATACTGGGGCGAACAGtaacaaattatattaaaatacttcCTAGTACGGCTTTCCCAGTTTGAAAATGCCAGGGCACAATGTATAAAAGAAGACTTGTATATATTGAAAAttcttccctcccatccccttaCGCATGCACTCAAACCACTCAAAATGTATTTCTCATTAATCTCAATCACTAGGCTAAAGTACCTGTTTTGAGGTTAAACGTTTGATTTGATATGTTCACAATGACATCTGTTTTTTGCGTGGTAATGTCTCCACTTGCTATTTGGAATGTAATGGAACCAATCTGCACTTCATGCACTCCCTGTTTTGGGGTTGAAATGGGCCCAAAGAAAGCTGCaagagaaaagaaattaaaatgataGAAGTGTATCTCAGCAAAGGTTCTATTCCCTAGAGCAAGGGACTCACCTGCCTCTATGTGCATTTAGTAGAGAGCTCacaaaaagtttgatttttggTCTTAGTCCGTCACATTCCCATGGAGAAGATTACAAACATACCCAGTTtacaatataaaattatattGTGTTCACCCACACAAAGCCCAGGTAACTGTGTGGGAGAAAGTTGAGCCAGGGCAAGGAGATCCACCCCCAAGCTGGGTCTAGGGCACAAAGCTTCAAAACAACCTATCCTGCTATAGCTGCTGCTCCAATACGTAGGCTCAAATAGCAGCTATAGCCCCGCAATACCAATGTGTTGGAGCCACTGCCTCTTTGTAAATGGAAAGTCCCTGGTCTCTGTCTTTACCTGTTCCCATCACTGCCCTCCAATCTGGGGCAGCACAGAAAACACTTTTACAGTGTACATGGAGTAGAGAGATCCCTCTGTGATTGTAAACTCATACCATATGGGCCCACTGCAGGATATATGAGTGGAAATGTGACTTAGTATGAAAATAAGCAAGCTTGTGGATTCTCATTTTTTTCAGTAGCCTTTGAGCAGGATCTgaatattatattttttaaaaaatctaattaaGTGTGCAATATTTATCCTGCTCTTTGTAATCCTGTCAGGTtggacaatgaaaaaaaaaaaaaaactatttagtTTCACATTTGTTTCTCATCAGTCTTACTTTCTTGCAGAATGTCCAATGATTTTAATAGGAGCAAGACTGGCCCCATGGGATGTATGATCCAGTAATTCACCAGGCATCACAGGTGGTAGTAAGACTGTTTACCTGCTCAGAATCTTCGTTAGTTAGTACGCTGGTAAAAATACCTGtgttctgtctacactacagcttctaCTACGGTTATGACTGGTAGTGAATTATGGGCATGATTTTTACAAGTGTACACAAACCTATTGCTGGAGAGATACAATTTTCTGCTTTAACTGATTTTTACTAATAGGATTATCACTGTCTTACTTTGAACACTGGGACAGACATGTTCACCAAACCAAtatcaaaaaaatatatattaggtgaaaattttaagaatttttttcaaTCACTAGAATAGTTATAAAACTTACAAAACATTAACAAAACAAACTTACCTTGTCCTTGCTGGGCATTCTCTGGCACAGGCTTGTGCATTTTGACATTGGTAATATTTCCACTTGCTCTATTTTGCAGTTCATCTGAAAATGCCTAGAAAGAGAACCATAGTCATCACCTGTAGGCACCTCTTTAGAGTTTTCTCAGTAGTAATAcagatttgaaaaataaaaattagatctaaaattttttagaaaaaacaaaaaggtgATGGACTAGATGCTGTCCACCAAGCAATCTTATTCAACACTGAATGgaaatattgataaattggaatCATAAAGGAACCGTGATTCCTTCAAAATTATGAGCAAGGGAGAGAAACTGGCAAACTGCTTCAGGTTTAACACCTTCAGGCAGTACAGTGAAAATCTAATTAGCATGTAATAGGGTGCACAGACAGAGGGCTTATTCCTAACATGAGTGATACCTCTAACTCAattcctgtccacacacaaaaaaccttAAAACTCAAGTTTGGTGGTGCTTTAAACTCAAGTTGGATGGCCCATCATGGAGTATAGGCAGCAGCTCAAGTTAGCACAACTCGACAGCTGCTAACACAATCACTGTATGCTGCTTGCAGCAgcacagtgtggctgctctcGTTCAAGCTAAGTGAACTCAGGAGGAGTTAAACTCAAGTGTAGATAACTTGAGTTAACTATTCAGTGAGGACAGagccagagagaggagggggaaagagaatgCTACCTGAGGCTATGCATGAAAGATTCACATGGCTCCATGGGCTAAGGAATATTTCAGTGTTAACTTGTGCCAGCTCCAGCAAATGAGAAAAAAACTGTGCAGGAAAGGCAGGGGACTGCATATGGAAGAATCAAAGGGCAACTTTACATTCTAGGTGGAGTCCAATGGCAATTCAATCAGAGTAGGAGCAGCGATCACCTCACAGGACAGTGCCTGAATATTATCATCAAGATGGAAATCCAAGGATACTTTCTTGACTAGCATGTTAATGAGGATGTTGACACCTGCCCACATCAGAAGCAACATAATTTAACGGcctccagaccaaacaggaatcTGACACTGGACGATGACATGAGACACACTGTCTTTGTCCCCAACAGTGCTTTTCCTAATATTGCTCTGGCACCAGTGAAGCTCTACCAGTGCTAGCAACGGTGGAAGCACAAAGTAGACTGGCAACCAGTGTTTCCGCCACTCTTTATTGAGCTCTTAGCGGTAAAAATGCCCGTGGCTGGCTTACACTAGCACGTCCACCATTGCTACCAGACCAACAGTGCAAGGAGGACTGACCATTCCCGGGGTagaggcaggagggagagaaggatGAGACTTTACAGTGTTTTTGTCAGTAGTTTCCTGATCTAGGTCTGGGCCTGACATCATTTCCTTAACCCATGTGTAACAGAAAGCACAGTAATAGGATACAAGTTACCTGAATATTATCTGTATCATCTGGATACAACAGAAAGTGAACGTCCTGAAGagactgaatattttttttatgaCTAAATTTGAACACCTGGTCAAACATTAATTTAGCAACAACAGGCTTAGGAAACCCTAAATTCCCTGTTCCAATTGCTGGGAATGTGATTGACTTTAAAGACAGTTGCTCAGCAGTCTGAAGACATTCTGTGATGATGTCTCTTAGGAGCTGTGAATCACAACAAAGTTTGCATTAGTACATgcagtttaatatttttaatagtgtattttatattaaaatgtcatAATTAACCATGGattaattcaaaatgaccttagtTACATCAAAATTAACAGAGCTGACCCCTAGGAAATGCTccgctgatttcagtggagaattCACATTAAATCTACATTACTGCCAACTGAGAACCCATTCAATCAAATGAGAATTAGGAAAATAGCCTTCTACCTTCTGTACAGATTCTTGCCCATTTTTCCATCCAGGAACAATGGCATGAAGCACGAAACGGCAGCCCAGATTACATCCATCTGTTTTGAACACAGACCCTTCGCTAGCTACTTTTGCTAGCCCTTCTTCACATAATTGTTCTTGGAGCATCGGACCTGCCTTGCTCAGCAAGGCTTTAGAAAGTGGACCTTTATCAAGCTGTAGATCTCGGGCAACGCTGTTTACGATGACGTCCGTCTTAAACAAAATCAAATATCTGTTATAAGATCAAACTTGAAACATTTAAGGCTAAGTGATTATAACAGCACCTGCAGATTTAAGAAATAAAGCAAATTTAAAAAGTAGAAAGCTGGAATAAAGCAAATCTTTTGAACAAAATGAGCCAAATTATGCTCGGTTATACGTACATCATCCCACCGACTTTTGTGGGGTAGCTTGTGTATAACAGAATGAAATTTGTCCCTTATGCAGCAGTTTATATTTTACATGGAAATGTCAGAATCCTGTGTTCTTACTCTACTCCAGGTCCACTTGAAAAACCCGCATATATGATTCTCCAGCAGGGGGATCACATACTCTTAATGGTCCTGCCCATATTGCATCCCCATCAGCAGAGTAAAACTGACATGATGCTACTACTGAATTTCAGATGCCTTGCTGCTCCTGTTGGCACCACAGGGTAAACTGGTATGAGAAGGAGCAACCACATGGGTGCAGTTATGTGGAAAGGGAAGTGAAGGAGAAGTTacagaagagaaagagggaaaaaaagacaagGAATAaactgaaggagagagagaggagagggaaagggtTAATTCTCTTACTCCATAGGTCAACATGGGTTATGAACGATGTGCAAACAGCACAGTCAGTCCTGTAGAGGAGTGCAGTACATCATGCTCTAATAAACCTCTCTGACCAAAGGAGGACGTTATGTTTACAGGCTGTGGCAGCTACAGCCAGCACTCTCAGGATGGCCAGCTGGTTATCATGTGGATCCTCTGAGTGGCACTAAAAGGGGCAAAAATAAGGATTCAGAAGATGCTCTCTGCCTCAGACAAAGGGAGAGATTGCTGAATCAAAGAGAGTGAGAGTGACAGatataaaaagaacaaggagatAAAGACTGGACAGAAATAAAGTGGTGGAGATGGAAGAGAAATGCATCAACTTGAAATCCAGAGGGAAAAGACAAAGACTTTAAGGAAAAAGAAGAGATAGTTAGAAAACAGAGAAGGAAATAAGTGAGTTACTTAATTGGGAGTTTTGGCTGTTGGTCCAATTAATGGTTAAAATAATTCAATGCTGGTGGAATCTGAAAATTGGTAGGCAGTTAACATTGCATGGAGTATGCAAGACCCATTCACTACAGGTACCAGAGATAATTAATCCTTCCCAGGTAACGAATCTTTGAGAGACATGATCCAAAGCACCACTAAGACACGGAGATACTGCAGCAATGGGGCCATGTACGTTTACAAATAGAAGATAGCTCACTGTTACAGGCTCATATGTCACCAGGGCCAAGTTTCAATGGCATTTAAGGGTGTTCAGGATCAACAATTTAATTTTTACTTGTTTAAACATTTGAAGTTCCGTCATTTCCCCTCATGGAGACTATAGGCAGTTGCTACCCACTCCCCTTATAGACTAAGTAGCTATTCTCACACAGCTGGTGAGAGCACAAGAGTGCAAAGGTCAGCTTGAAAGTACTAGCAGTCCTCGTTTCACAGCTGGTTTCAGCTCATATCACAGTGTGAACTATAAACACAGACAAAACCATAAAGAAATGATGGAAGAGAAACACGTGGTTGCAACAGCTTAATGTGACAATGAATACAGTTCAAACAACAAAATACAGTCAGTCTAAAATATGTTTTCTCATCTCTATATGTGTATAGACAGCATGAAAAACTAAACCTGTCTAACCTATACAATTGTGTTAATCAATTATGACTTATATTAACATATTGTCTATGTTTAATTGTTAATTATAACTGAAAATCTAAGCAtcttttcatatattttataACTGAAAACCAACTTTACATAAAGTTGGATATCATCTGATAACTTAAAATACCTACTGTAGCATCTTCAATGCCTCCTATCTCCAGTATGATGCTTAATCCTTCATCGGTTGTTACCATCTGGAGACCCTTTCTACTTCGAGCATTTCTACTTTTTCTGGGTTTGAAGGCTGCTTCAGATGGAGGTGACGAAATGTGTCGGGGTGATTTATCTCTAAACACATCTTTGAAGGCATCAGTGAAAGCCTGAACTGTTTTCTCTGAAGAGTCCACAAGATGAATCTCTTTCAAGCAGCTTTCCCCCGGAGAATCTTCCAAGGTTTCCTTGATAGATGTTGCAATTGACTGTGCACACAGTTTTAACGGGAATCCAAATATCCCAGAGCTGATAGCCGGGATGGCTATGGAATGATGATTGTATGTTTCAGCCAGGCGTAGGCTTTCCTTTACTGCTCTTTTTAACAGGCGCACACACTTTTCTGCCTCGTGATCCCTCCACCTGGGCCCAACAGCATGAATCACCTGTTTACATGGGAGGTTCCCAGCATCTGTAATAACAGCACGGCCGGGCTGCAAAGGGCCTCGTTTCTGCACAATACGGTCACATTCTGTTTGTAGTTCTGGCCCTGCAGCTTTTGAAAGGGCCTCAGCAAGGCCACCAATATGCTTTAAGTCCTCATTTGATGCATTCACCACAACGTCAGCTGGATGACTGCACAAGTCCCCTTTATAAACTGCTACTGCAACTCCATCTTGCAGGATCTTTTCACAGTGGGGCTGGCCTTGTTTCTTATACACATTACTAACTTCACCATCTTCTCTTTGTTCTTCTTCATCTTCTCGCAGCCTGATCAGACAGTTAAATTGTTGTTTCACACCAGTCACATACAAGTGTTCTTGTTCTTTAAAAAACACCTTGGCCCCTGGTTTATCAATTACCACATTTTCTGAATGTAGAGAAGACAGAATTTGTTCAAGTTTGGTGACTGCCTGGAACACTTCCACTCTCGGTCCACTCAGGGAAATACCTTTACGTTTATTCTGTGTGCCAAATTCAATTTTCAcacctttcttttttaattcaagCCAAATACTGGACTTTTCCTTCTCCACAAACATTACAACTGCCACAGACTTGGCTATTATGACTTTTTGTACCTGAGTGTGTTTATCTACAAAATCAGAAAGTTGCTGATATGCTTCTGCTACTGCTCTGAAATAACCAGCAATGACTACTTGATTCTCCAACTCAACAATTATTACAGTTCCTTTGGAACAGTTATGTGCCTTGTACAAATGACTGATGAGCTCGCTCCATTCTCTCTTTTTGAGGACTGAGTTGTCCTCCAGGTCAATGCATTTGTAAATCAAAACCTTCTTAATTTCTTCTTCTGCATCTAGAAGAACTTCAGGAGAACCTGCTATCAGCATTATGTTATCAGTGCCAAGCTCATAAAAGGCAATAATTTGATTTGACATAAATAAGAGCTGTGACAGAGTTTCATTATCTACATGTTCTAGGAACTGGAAAACGTAAGGATGGACATTGATTGATTTCTGTGCCATGCTGTGCACTTTTTCTAGTATTTCACTTTTGACTTTAAATACTTCTGCAGCCACTCCACACAGACGAATACTCTTTGATGATGCATCACAACATATCTTCAGAGACGGGTACTCCTTGTAAACATTCTCCTCTAGCCCAGCAAGGCGTAAAATTGCATACTTTCCTGGGCCAACTGACAGAGTTTGTTCTATGCTCTGCTTttctctttcaatttttttcctggcATTTTCTATTAGCTCCTTCAGTTCTTGCTCTGCACCCTTTATAATCTCTGTGTTACCAACTAAGACAACCATGTTCTGGGAAATGTCAGGTGCGATCAAAACACCATCTTTTACCAAGCTGTTTCTTATGGCTTCCCACACCACTGAATTTACTTCACATTTAATGGCCTTGTACTTTGACATGCTATGTGAGAACTTTTTAGCAACATCTTCATTCCATGTCTTGATCAACCTGATCATTGATCTCTGTTTAGATAAGGCATTTGAGGGACACAGTGTTATTTCTGGATTTGCACGGTTGGGTTGAGGCCACATTAGTTCACATTTGCAATCTGCCATTTCATGATTTATTTCCTGGATTAGCCTATTATCTGTCTGTAAAAACTGCCAGATGTAAGGATCCAGAGACATTGTAATTGGTTCTGGCATCTCTATTTGAGGCCTCTCCTTTCCATATAGAGCTGTACCCAATGAGCTGTAGTACGGATACACAGAAATTGGTACTTTGTTGAGTGAATGCTGCTTTGCCAAGACAGTGTTTATatctaaatataaaataaaacaaaaattaccCAAGTCAAATCAATTAACTGTAACACTTCTAAGCTAATTagcttcagttttttttaaaaagttgcaatTCATGAGtcactgcatttccttttgatTCTGACAGGAGTGCTTTTTAGGTTgaataagttttttttaaactgaataagAATATTCCCAAGTTACTGACAAGTGACATTTTTCTAAGTACCCAAAGGCTTGTATATACTGTACATGTCCACAGCATAACAAGCCATCATACTAGACAGGACTACACAACGGTAATACTTACTCTTGCCATGTTATAAATAAATCTGAGACACtccatccagaaaaaaaaaaaaagttacattgtAAAGCTCCCTCTCCTTTTTTATGTATAGCATATCCATTGTGTGAACAATGAACAAGAGTCTGATTAAACAGGTGTAACTATTGCATAATTGCAGAGTCAGACCAAATATATTCTAGTCAGACTGCTgaggaaaaaaattgatttatgGTAATGGGATTTTAGATGGACCTACAGAATTATAACGTTCCACATGGAAGTTTAACACAGACATTGGCGTTCTATACTTTTAACCTCTTAGCACCAGATGCCGCTTGCCTGACTTATACATAGACTTGGCAGGATTCAATTATAATCGATAACTGTAGGTAAACATCTATGTCCGCTGATACACTGAAactgatgaaaaataaaaatcaatgggTCAGTGAGCCTGCAGGGATCGGGTGTCACAGCTCTGTTGCACCGCAGGGAGCCACGTGCAGCTCTTGGGAGCGGCTCCATGACAGCAGAGCTGCATGCGCTCCCACAGGGCTGGTGACACCCGATCTCTGCAGACACAAGTGCATTGGAGGGTGTGGTTGTCCTGGTccagcagagcagagacccccacccccggccaacACTTTAAGGAGGAGGAGGCCACCCCGCTGCTTAACAGTTCCTTTAAGGGGACAGCTCCCAcgctcctggctggggagtgaGAAAGCCAAACCTACCTATACaattaaggccagatcctcagctggggtaaacaAACGGTGCTATtttgatttactccagctgaggatctggtcctatatTGAAGCTACTGGAACTTCTTGCATGAGAGACTTCTCCCATAGCGGTTTGTTTATTGCTACAAAACAGAGCTACATTTCCCATTTTAGGAGACTGGTTAAAATGTAACTGGgcaaatatatattattttaaaggatCTGGCATAATTATAGCCAAAATTAATATTGCATCAGAATTAATTCAAATACTACTGTGGCATCTAGCCAAAGAGATTGAAAGTAGTTAAGGACTGTTTATACAGTGCCAGTCATCTACAACACAATCTATAATCTTAGGTGTCTaacgttaggcacctaaatccatatttaggcaactACATAAAagatgtgagtgctcagcactagTGCCTAATTTATAaaaatttggggccagattcttcaTTGCATTCTTGGAGTCACCTGAGGAGAAGTTCTCAGCTGGTGCAGAGCTAGTATACAGGCTTCTGCACAATACTCTGCATTCTGCACACAGCTTGAACCAATCCACAGGGAGCCAttccagctgatgtaaatttgcGTAACCTCAGGACTAAGGGAGCATAAGGCTCAGGGCTGCTGTAATGAAGCTGGGAGCTGAACTCACCCCCCTCGGGCCCCAGGAGTGCCGAGGGAAGAAATGTGGTAATaacaccatctctgcccacccAGCCACCCCTCAGATGTACTGAGCTCAGCTCAAGTGCCCACAAGAATTGAGCCTCTGAAAGGAACTTGGATACCATGGTGAGGAACACAGACTAAAAATCTAGGTAGAAAGACAGAAGAGTCTATCCAGGCTCCTAAGAATGCCTGATGAAAATGCACCTTCAACTTATGTGGCATTGTTGTTGGCTTTGGAGTCCCTAATTTAAGAAACAGAAAGGACAGAATCCTTGTGCAGACTCAGAAGACATTGCAGAGATCCTAACACAATGTAATATATGTCCACTGGAAACTAAGTGCCTCATATTAGTCATATTATATCCAGTCCCAAATCTAGGTTTCTAACCTAACAGAGTAAAAACCTGCCAAACCATCAAACCAGTTAACTTTTTTCTAAGGGTAAGTTAGCCATTTCTTAAAAGAGCACATTCATTTTCATGTTGATCTTTTAACTGCAAGATTAAATAAATGATTCATATTTATATGTCACCTTTCTGATCATGAAAAGTAATGATAGCTGAATTCTCTTCAGGTAACTGTTCAACATTTGACACTTGTGCACTTCCATTTCTTTTACTTTCAAAGTAGACAGTTATATAGTCATTAGATATGTTAGGTGGTAAATTTTCAGCCTTAATGCTTTTTGTCACCTCAAGATGCCGTGCTGTAATATTTTGTTGCTTTGCCCTATGGTTTTGGTTGAACTTTTCAACAAATTCCCTTAGATctataaacagaaaagaaaaacatttgacAGATTTTTACTATTATGATGTTAGAAAGACAGAAGAAAATAAGCAATAGGTGTAGGGATCAAGATGTTCAGTTATACATAATTAATCCTTATTAACCAGCTTTGCAAAATTCTACTTTCCCACTTgcctg encodes:
- the PARP14 gene encoding protein mono-ADP-ribosyltransferase PARP14 isoform X3, producing MAGEATCPFPLLVEGAWGGSGLPKNLKKKLLCYFQSGKKSGGGECEIQERPGQVLVCFAQEEVRQRVLNKKTHELDWAAKGKLKLIVMHPETGATKKDLSGEVPGPKEESETPSKPQEPGNLGKEMTSSEQSTVVIITAPGEEIDDDLVSMYLENKMRSGGGPIKSCIRNNQQIIITFENAEDAQEVLGKKDHSVKKIALHVKPWQAENIQELPQMASSLVVLENIQETIKQYMLTILVENISGLSEDDNDFSMEMIPEINAAVVTFIKDIDLREFVEKFNQNHRAKQQNITARHLEVTKSIKAENLPPNISNDYITVYFESKRNGSAQVSNVEQLPEENSAIITFHDQKDINTVLAKQHSLNKVPISVYPYYSSLGTALYGKERPQIEMPEPITMSLDPYIWQFLQTDNRLIQEINHEMADCKCELMWPQPNRANPEITLCPSNALSKQRSMIRLIKTWNEDVAKKFSHSMSKYKAIKCEVNSVVWEAIRNSLVKDGVLIAPDISQNMVVLVGNTEIIKGAEQELKELIENARKKIEREKQSIEQTLSVGPGKYAILRLAGLEENVYKEYPSLKICCDASSKSIRLCGVAAEVFKVKSEILEKVHSMAQKSINVHPYVFQFLEHVDNETLSQLLFMSNQIIAFYELGTDNIMLIAGSPEVLLDAEEEIKKVLIYKCIDLEDNSVLKKREWSELISHLYKAHNCSKGTVIIVELENQVVIAGYFRAVAEAYQQLSDFVDKHTQVQKVIIAKSVAVVMFVEKEKSSIWLELKKKGVKIEFGTQNKRKGISLSGPRVEVFQAVTKLEQILSSLHSENVVIDKPGAKVFFKEQEHLYVTGVKQQFNCLIRLREDEEEQREDGEVSNVYKKQGQPHCEKILQDGVAVAVYKGDLCSHPADVVVNASNEDLKHIGGLAEALSKAAGPELQTECDRIVQKRGPLQPGRAVITDAGNLPCKQVIHAVGPRWRDHEAEKCVRLLKRAVKESLRLAETYNHHSIAIPAISSGIFGFPLKLCAQSIATSIKETLEDSPGESCLKEIHLVDSSEKTVQAFTDAFKDVFRDKSPRHISSPPSEAAFKPRKSRNARSRKGLQMVTTDEGLSIILEIGGIEDATTDVIVNSVARDLQLDKGPLSKALLSKAGPMLQEQLCEEGLAKVASEGSVFKTDGCNLGCRFVLHAIVPGWKNGQESVQKLLRDIITECLQTAEQLSLKSITFPAIGTGNLGFPKPVVAKLMFDQVFKFSHKKNIQSLQDVHFLLYPDDTDNIQAFSDELQNRASGNITNVKMHKPVPENAQQGQAFFGPISTPKQGVHEVQIGSITFQIASGDITTQKTDVIVNISNQTFNLKTGVSKAILEGAGPQVEAECAQLASQPHDDLITTQAGNLMCKKIIHLVAQNDTKSLVSKVLQECELKKYTSVAFPAIGTGQAGLDPTVVADNMMDAVVDFASDKSVQIVKNIKIIIFQPQLLSVFHANMQKRESTANAPASESFFSKCASFFGLGKRATEKKPAMVLQKKIERTVFQICGESQKNMEDAISWIKNLILKEQHENTISDEWISSFDDQEYKELANLQKKLSIQLEYKYPVPLIRVSGVTKDVLRACLEIQEMIKRVRAVQEEQSKAELLSNLVEWQYLKNNQYLPFDSLTNLRLEDAAALNQKEINITIWNKNYQVDLEARRAIDDTGKIMAILRISKDEGKLVALPEEWCDMKQERVKVVELHQEMKEYRDVQMKFQQTCSAFKIEKIERIQNPYYWQAYQIKKQEMDSKNGHTNNERLLFHGTTSGSLTIINNKGFNRSYAGMNAACYGNGTYFAVNANYSAHDTYSKPDANGKKYMYLARVLVGEYCAGQKGIIAPPSKNNTDPTDLFDSVTDNKPNPSMFVIFNDIQAYPEYLITFTK
- the PARP14 gene encoding protein mono-ADP-ribosyltransferase PARP14 isoform X5, which encodes MCRENFSSWLRSCWKFWIQDAQEVLGKKDHSVKKIALHVKPWQAENIQELPQMASSLVVLENIQETIKQYMLTILVENISGLSEDDNDFSMEMIPEINAAVVTFIKDIDLREFVEKFNQNHRAKQQNITARHLEVTKSIKAENLPPNISNDYITVYFESKRNGSAQVSNVEQLPEENSAIITFHDQKDINTVLAKQHSLNKVPISVYPYYSSLGTALYGKERPQIEMPEPITMSLDPYIWQFLQTDNRLIQEINHEMADCKCELMWPQPNRANPEITLCPSNALSKQRSMIRLIKTWNEDVAKKFSHSMSKYKAIKCEVNSVVWEAIRNSLVKDGVLIAPDISQNMVVLVGNTEIIKGAEQELKELIENARKKIEREKQSIEQTLSVGPGKYAILRLAGLEENVYKEYPSLKICCDASSKSIRLCGVAAEVFKVKSEILEKVHSMAQKSINVHPYVFQFLEHVDNETLSQLLFMSNQIIAFYELGTDNIMLIAGSPEVLLDAEEEIKKVLIYKCIDLEDNSVLKKREWSELISHLYKAHNCSKGTVIIVELENQVVIAGYFRAVAEAYQQLSDFVDKHTQVQKVIIAKSVAVVMFVEKEKSSIWLELKKKGVKIEFGTQNKRKGISLSGPRVEVFQAVTKLEQILSSLHSENVVIDKPGAKVFFKEQEHLYVTGVKQQFNCLIRLREDEEEQREDGEVSNVYKKQGQPHCEKILQDGVAVAVYKGDLCSHPADVVVNASNEDLKHIGGLAEALSKAAGPELQTECDRIVQKRGPLQPGRAVITDAGNLPCKQVIHAVGPRWRDHEAEKCVRLLKRAVKESLRLAETYNHHSIAIPAISSGIFGFPLKLCAQSIATSIKETLEDSPGESCLKEIHLVDSSEKTVQAFTDAFKDVFRDKSPRHISSPPSEAAFKPRKSRNARSRKGLQMVTTDEGLSIILEIGGIEDATTDVIVNSVARDLQLDKGPLSKALLSKAGPMLQEQLCEEGLAKVASEGSVFKTDGCNLGCRFVLHAIVPGWKNGQESVQKLLRDIITECLQTAEQLSLKSITFPAIGTGNLGFPKPVVAKLMFDQVFKFSHKKNIQSLQDVHFLLYPDDTDNIQAFSDELQNRASGNITNVKMHKPVPENAQQGQAFFGPISTPKQGVHEVQIGSITFQIASGDITTQKTDVIVNISNQTFNLKTGVSKAILEGAGPQVEAECAQLASQPHDDLITTQAGNLMCKKIIHLVAQNDTKSLVSKVLQECELKKYTSVAFPAIGTGQAGLDPTVVADNMMDAVVDFASDKSVQIVKNIKIIIFQPQLLSVFHANMQKRESTANAPASESFFSKCASFFGLGKRATEKKPAMVLQKKIERTVFQICGESQKNMEDAISWIKNLILKEQHENTISDEWISSFDDQEYKELANLQKKLSIQLEYKYPVPLIRVSGVTKDVLRACLEIQEMIKRVRAVQEEQSKAELLSNLVEWQYLKNNQYLPFDSLTNLRLEDAAALNQKEINITIWNKNYQVDLEARRAIDDTGKIMAILRISKDEGKLVALPEEWCDMKQERVKVVELHQEMKEYRDVQMKFQQTCSAFKIEKIERIQNPYYWQAYQIKKQEMDSKNGHTNNERLLFHGTTSGSLTIINNKGFNRSYAGMNAACYGNGTYFAVNANYSAHDTYSKPDANGKKYMYLARVLVGEYCAGQKGIIAPPSKNNTDPTDLFDSVTDNKPNPSMFVIFNDIQAYPEYLITFTK